In a genomic window of Streptococcus oralis:
- a CDS encoding DUF5082 family protein, translated as MGKAAIQAQIDAKRGEITDLNSQISRLEGCKKALTDFSTDIEYVLTSNDNIETTYYLAGTPYLNETNNEETILKTAKQKLSAKSDDVVAKLTQKISELETEKSGISLSISWLEIQKSLTTEE; from the coding sequence ATGGGAAAAGCAGCAATACAAGCTCAGATAGATGCTAAACGTGGAGAAATCACTGATTTAAATAGCCAAATTAGTCGGTTAGAAGGCTGTAAAAAAGCACTAACAGATTTTTCGACGGATATAGAATATGTGTTGACGAGCAATGACAATATTGAAACGACCTATTATTTAGCAGGAACACCTTATTTGAATGAAACTAACAATGAAGAAACGATACTAAAAACAGCTAAACAAAAGCTTTCTGCGAAGAGTGATGACGTAGTGGCCAAATTGACTCAGAAAATTTCTGAATTAGAGACAGAGAAGTCGGGGATTAGCCTTAGTATTAGTTGGTTAGAAATTCAAAAAAGTCTAACAACGGAGGAGTAA
- the essA gene encoding type VII secretion protein EssA translates to MKKIILFLLTLVTCAAVSGAAADDLKDNSLQIDDSRLEKKEGLKFGLQSEQTKELFNEATQKRLQDMQQHQEEQLITERGQLFSAIQRPVKKSSEEQLFQPNAQKTIKFQTNIGHVEKGGLNDFLPEIFYVVLIFLLFGATAVMSYRVMVEGMD, encoded by the coding sequence ATGAAGAAAATCATTCTTTTCCTTCTTACCTTAGTAACATGTGCAGCAGTCTCTGGGGCTGCTGCAGATGATTTGAAGGATAACAGTCTGCAGATTGATGATTCCCGACTTGAAAAGAAAGAGGGATTGAAATTTGGTCTACAGTCTGAACAAACCAAGGAGCTTTTTAATGAAGCGACTCAAAAGAGGTTGCAGGACATGCAACAGCATCAAGAGGAACAGTTGATCACAGAAAGGGGCCAACTGTTTTCTGCTATACAGAGACCAGTGAAAAAATCTTCTGAAGAACAGTTGTTTCAGCCCAATGCTCAAAAAACAATCAAGTTCCAAACAAATATAGGCCATGTAGAAAAAGGTGGTCTGAATGACTTTCTTCCAGAGATATTCTATGTGGTGTTGATTTTCTTGCTTTTTGGAGCAACGGCAGTAATGAGTTATCGTGTGATGGTAGAAGGGATGGACTAA
- the essB gene encoding type VII secretion protein EssB: MAEEKFEFGGQSFVYEKNETNWELKLKRSDVASQDLRELLLLDLHHPFFLEQSMVSDEDSVTFSYQVEAHGLTYEEIKERTISERIRLALNVFRLEDALELPVTFLLHPVNLFITKDAQAKIAYRGIPGLMVPQSISSEDFLRQAKCFTVTLFSDLDFMDLYNGSLELETLPDFLNDLCQADDIEAAVAVLEKYYTEKAAKERADLVLVPSRRHRVFKLATIWLTASVVLLIVPLIYLIFVQNPFKEKMLQADTAFIKVDYSGVITELERIDPASLPNTQKYELAYSYIQGLEFSSEQKKVILNNVTLKSDELYLTYWIQVGRNRFEEALDIAKRINDSDLILYALTQEIKQVREDGNLSGKDRESKLNTLESEYKKYWDSRSELLTSESSSNASTTPNPQDKASESKPSSEKKPVPSSSSSN; encoded by the coding sequence GTGGCTGAAGAAAAATTTGAATTTGGTGGACAGTCGTTTGTCTATGAAAAAAATGAAACAAACTGGGAATTAAAACTCAAACGTTCAGATGTTGCGAGTCAAGATTTACGGGAACTGTTACTATTGGATTTGCATCATCCATTCTTTTTGGAGCAATCGATGGTGTCTGATGAGGATAGTGTCACCTTCTCCTATCAAGTCGAAGCTCATGGACTGACTTATGAGGAAATAAAGGAACGTACCATTTCGGAAAGAATCCGTTTGGCCCTAAACGTTTTTCGTCTAGAGGACGCCTTGGAGTTACCTGTGACTTTCCTTTTGCACCCAGTAAATCTCTTTATTACCAAGGATGCTCAGGCTAAGATTGCTTATCGTGGAATTCCTGGTCTGATGGTTCCTCAATCAATATCCTCAGAAGATTTTTTACGCCAGGCTAAATGTTTTACAGTAACACTATTTAGCGATTTGGATTTCATGGATCTTTATAATGGTTCCTTGGAATTAGAGACCTTGCCAGACTTCTTAAATGATCTATGTCAGGCAGATGATATAGAGGCTGCAGTAGCTGTTTTGGAGAAGTACTACACGGAGAAGGCTGCGAAAGAACGAGCAGACTTGGTCTTGGTTCCAAGTAGACGCCATCGTGTCTTTAAACTGGCAACGATTTGGTTAACAGCCAGCGTTGTCTTGTTGATCGTTCCACTTATCTATCTGATTTTTGTGCAAAATCCTTTCAAAGAAAAGATGTTGCAGGCAGATACTGCCTTTATTAAAGTGGATTATAGTGGTGTTATTACAGAATTAGAGAGAATTGATCCAGCTAGCTTGCCGAATACGCAAAAGTATGAGTTGGCTTACTCTTATATTCAGGGATTGGAATTTTCTTCTGAACAAAAGAAAGTCATCTTGAACAACGTAACACTCAAGTCAGATGAGCTTTATTTGACTTACTGGATCCAGGTTGGGCGCAATCGTTTTGAAGAGGCTCTTGATATTGCCAAACGGATTAACGACAGTGACTTGATTCTCTACGCTTTGACTCAGGAAATCAAGCAGGTTCGAGAAGATGGTAACTTGTCAGGGAAAGACCGTGAAAGTAAGTTGAATACTTTGGAAAGCGAGTATAAGAAATACTGGGATAGTCGAAGTGAGCTACTAACGAGTGAATCAAGCTCCAATGCTTCTACAACTCCTAACCCTCAAGACAAGGCTTCTGAAAGCAAACCGTCATCTGAGAAGAAACCTGTTCCAAGTAGCTCCTCTAGCAATTAA
- a CDS encoding EsaB/YukD family protein — protein MEQHINITLRLRERDVDIRIPRRIEVRRLVREVDTIFNPGIKRKKYQLRIVNKGLLIDEGKHLSDYPMTTGDLVEIEEI, from the coding sequence GTGGAGCAACATATCAATATTACCCTACGTTTGAGAGAAAGAGATGTGGATATTCGCATTCCACGGCGAATTGAAGTGCGCCGGCTGGTGCGAGAAGTGGATACGATTTTTAATCCAGGTATCAAGCGAAAAAAATATCAATTAAGAATTGTCAATAAAGGTTTGTTGATTGATGAAGGGAAACATCTGTCTGATTATCCTATGACGACAGGAGATTTAGTAGAAATTGAGGAGATATAG
- a CDS encoding DUF5082 family protein: MGKAAIQAQIDAKRGEITNLNSQISRLEECKKALTDFSTDIEYVLTSNEHIETTYYLAGTPYLNETNNEEKILKTAKQKLSAKSDDVVAKLTQKISELETEKSGISLSISWLEIEKSLTTEE, from the coding sequence ATGGGAAAAGCAGCAATACAAGCTCAGATAGATGCTAAACGTGGAGAAATTACTAATTTGAATAGTCAAATTAGTCGATTGGAAGAATGTAAAAAAGCACTTACAGATTTTTCAACGGATATAGAATATGTACTTACGAGCAATGAACATATTGAAACGACCTATTATTTAGCAGGAACACCATATTTAAATGAAACCAATAATGAAGAGAAAATACTAAAAACAGCTAAACAAAAGCTTTCAGCAAAGAGTGATGACGTAGTGGCCAAATTGACTCAGAAAATTTCTGAATTAGAGACAGAGAAGTCGGGGATTAGCCTTAGTATTAGTTGGTTAGAAATTGAAAAAAGTCTAACAACGGAGGAGTAA
- the essC gene encoding type VII secretion protein EssC yields MKKQIIFYSQGLRYEVELSADKTVLIGATEKAQVYLSQQERPIQLKVDGDEVFYQYDDEAGLLKDGLRLGEVVFYLREGEPRVYDLLDLSEFQIGSQRGALITLDGDVELLLQKSQNQWKLTRLKGAFYRNNHLEQMDQQLIGFGDELSLGAVTIKFYPDEVWVQGPAQVGPQLTLREPSRYGFYEDYPDYHRSPRIIYRGSEDKILINPPGQEPVKPSDELLKLIVPPLMMVGVTVLITLIQPRGIYILATVGMSITTMIFSIRGFIKNRKKYKADKKERVDLYRLYLKDKVKELTRLEREQKEGMHYHFPTILELTDLVESYNHRIYEKTPLHFDFLYYRLGLGKMPTSYDLKYGQQERSGKKDALEEEGYALYSRHKKIPDMPIPANLSHGPVGYIGPRNLVLEQLQLLVMQLATFHSYHDVQFITILPEEEKEQWSWMRWLPHAKLQELNVRGFVYNQRTRDQVLNSLNQILKLRRSQKEEASHKESTLFHPHYVVLVTDEKLILDHIIMEFFTEDPTELGCSLIFVEDVMSSLSENIQTVINIKDRNTGQLVMEEGVLKETDFRLDHFPADYDKERIARTLAPLNHLQNLKSSIPDSVTFMEMYGAETFEDLQVSSRWKKNAPYKSLAVPIGLRGQDDLVQLNLHEKAHGPHGLIAGTTGSGKSETIQSYILSLAVNFHPHDVAFLLIDYKGGGMANLFKNLPHLLGTITNLDGAQSMRALASINAEIHRRERLFGEFEVNHINQYQKKFKNGEATEPLPHLFLISDEFAELKVNQPDFIKELVSIARVGRSLGVHLILATQKPSGVVDDQIWSNSRFKIALKVADRSDSNEMLHTPDAAEITQTGRAYLQVGNNEVYELFQSAWSGADYQPDKDDMGIEDHTIYLINELGQYEILNEDLSGLEDVDEIKEVPTELDAIVHHIQLLCEEQEIPPVPQPWLPPLKERITLDELEEVQPTVAWGQEKPLSVLLGMADIPQAQKQEAVSINLSKDGHILLYGSPGTGKTTFLQTAGMDLARKFSPKALTMYLMDFGTNGLAPLSKLPQVADTMLLDQTEKISKFVRIMERELNRRKKLLADYGVGTLDLYRQASGQEEPAIVILLDSYEAFKEEAYEAELFKLLVRISREGLSIGVHLLVTAGRQTNLRAQLYSNFKHQLSLPQNEAGEVRAIVGSTPLAMTMEDIKGRALMKREEVDVIQLALPVYGANDTQVLNNLRQEVASLQEAWTGQRPSAIPMVPEELTEKDFYSRASVQTAYEHELVPLGLDLETVEPVIWNLAKGNLLYLTDKEEQMTALVKHIAKGKQKVIVLAPKYHSLPEMEGVTIISNSEDYLSAIASIEKRINERLEQNEREHVATVVVYNLIELVSELNSEALDTLAYVLDKGIRAGYGSIVMSSPLITKHIDVISKTARSYKQAILALRLSDQSVLTVINRPVRESQLEEQEHYYVADGLASKMKVLMI; encoded by the coding sequence ATGAAAAAACAAATCATTTTCTACAGCCAAGGTCTACGTTATGAAGTAGAACTGAGTGCAGATAAGACGGTCTTGATCGGGGCGACTGAAAAGGCCCAAGTCTACCTTTCTCAACAGGAAAGACCGATTCAGCTCAAGGTCGATGGTGACGAGGTCTTTTATCAGTACGACGATGAAGCAGGACTCTTGAAAGATGGTCTGCGTTTGGGTGAGGTCGTCTTTTATCTCCGAGAAGGGGAGCCAAGGGTTTATGACCTTTTGGATTTATCAGAGTTTCAGATTGGCTCTCAAAGAGGTGCATTGATCACACTAGATGGAGATGTTGAACTCTTACTCCAAAAATCCCAAAATCAATGGAAGCTAACTCGACTAAAAGGCGCATTTTATCGAAACAATCATCTGGAACAAATGGACCAGCAATTGATTGGTTTTGGAGATGAGTTGAGTCTAGGGGCGGTGACGATCAAGTTCTATCCTGATGAAGTATGGGTCCAGGGTCCTGCCCAAGTTGGGCCACAACTGACTCTGAGAGAACCATCTCGATATGGTTTTTATGAAGATTATCCAGATTATCATCGTTCTCCACGGATCATCTATCGTGGCAGCGAAGATAAAATCTTGATCAATCCCCCAGGCCAGGAACCGGTTAAACCGAGCGATGAACTGTTAAAGCTGATCGTTCCTCCTCTGATGATGGTCGGAGTAACCGTCTTAATCACCTTAATTCAACCTCGAGGGATCTATATCCTTGCGACAGTAGGGATGTCCATAACCACAATGATTTTTTCTATCCGTGGTTTCATAAAAAATCGTAAAAAGTACAAGGCTGATAAGAAGGAACGGGTCGATCTCTATCGTCTTTACCTGAAAGATAAGGTCAAGGAATTGACTCGTCTGGAACGAGAACAAAAAGAAGGGATGCACTATCATTTTCCAACGATTTTAGAATTGACGGACTTGGTTGAGAGTTACAATCACCGGATCTACGAAAAGACTCCCTTGCATTTTGACTTTTTATACTATCGTTTGGGACTCGGGAAAATGCCGACTAGCTATGACTTGAAATACGGTCAACAGGAGCGTAGTGGTAAGAAGGATGCTCTAGAAGAAGAGGGTTACGCTCTCTATAGTCGTCACAAAAAGATCCCAGATATGCCAATCCCGGCAAACCTCAGCCATGGACCAGTGGGTTATATTGGACCTAGAAATCTCGTTCTAGAACAACTGCAACTTTTGGTGATGCAGCTAGCGACTTTCCATTCTTATCATGATGTGCAGTTTATTACGATCCTGCCTGAAGAGGAAAAAGAGCAATGGTCTTGGATGCGTTGGCTCCCTCATGCCAAACTGCAAGAACTCAATGTCCGCGGTTTTGTCTACAATCAACGAACACGGGACCAAGTTCTGAATAGTTTGAACCAAATCTTGAAACTACGCCGTAGTCAAAAGGAAGAAGCATCCCACAAGGAGAGCACCCTCTTCCATCCTCATTACGTGGTTTTAGTGACCGATGAGAAGCTGATTTTGGATCATATCATCATGGAGTTCTTTACTGAAGATCCAACGGAATTAGGCTGTTCTCTCATCTTTGTAGAGGATGTCATGAGTTCCTTGTCTGAGAACATTCAGACAGTGATCAATATCAAGGACCGTAATACAGGCCAACTGGTCATGGAAGAAGGAGTCTTGAAAGAGACGGACTTCCGTTTGGATCATTTCCCAGCAGATTATGATAAGGAGCGGATCGCCCGTACCTTGGCACCACTCAATCACCTCCAAAACCTGAAGAGTTCGATCCCAGATTCTGTGACCTTTATGGAAATGTATGGGGCGGAGACCTTTGAGGATTTGCAGGTATCGAGCCGTTGGAAAAAGAACGCACCTTACAAGAGTTTGGCTGTGCCAATTGGTTTGCGTGGTCAGGATGACCTGGTACAGCTCAATCTGCATGAAAAAGCCCATGGACCTCATGGATTGATCGCAGGGACGACTGGATCAGGGAAGTCCGAAACCATCCAATCCTATATCTTATCCCTCGCTGTTAACTTCCACCCTCATGATGTGGCTTTCTTGCTGATCGACTATAAGGGTGGTGGGATGGCCAATCTCTTTAAAAACCTTCCTCACCTCTTGGGAACCATTACCAACTTGGATGGTGCCCAATCCATGCGGGCCTTGGCTTCGATCAATGCGGAGATCCATCGTCGTGAACGACTCTTTGGAGAGTTCGAAGTCAACCATATCAATCAATACCAGAAGAAATTTAAAAACGGAGAAGCGACAGAACCACTCCCTCACCTCTTTCTCATCTCAGATGAGTTCGCAGAGCTCAAGGTTAACCAGCCAGACTTTATCAAGGAGCTGGTATCCATCGCGCGTGTCGGGCGTTCACTCGGGGTCCACTTGATCCTAGCTACTCAAAAGCCATCAGGTGTGGTGGATGACCAGATCTGGTCTAACTCACGCTTTAAGATTGCCCTTAAGGTGGCGGATCGTTCGGACTCGAATGAAATGCTTCATACACCGGACGCGGCCGAGATCACCCAGACAGGTCGTGCCTATCTGCAAGTCGGAAATAATGAAGTCTATGAGCTCTTCCAGTCTGCCTGGTCAGGCGCGGATTACCAGCCGGACAAGGACGATATGGGAATCGAGGACCATACCATCTACCTAATCAATGAATTGGGGCAATATGAGATCTTGAATGAAGACCTGTCAGGCTTAGAAGATGTGGATGAGATCAAGGAAGTTCCGACAGAGTTGGATGCGATAGTGCACCATATCCAGCTCTTGTGTGAAGAACAAGAAATTCCTCCAGTACCACAGCCATGGTTGCCACCACTTAAGGAGCGCATTACGCTAGACGAGCTGGAAGAAGTGCAACCGACAGTAGCCTGGGGACAAGAGAAACCACTCTCTGTCCTCTTGGGGATGGCGGATATCCCGCAGGCCCAGAAGCAGGAAGCTGTCTCTATCAATCTCTCCAAGGATGGTCATATCCTCCTTTACGGAAGTCCGGGTACAGGAAAGACCACCTTCCTTCAGACTGCTGGTATGGACTTGGCTCGCAAATTCAGTCCAAAGGCTCTTACCATGTACTTGATGGACTTTGGTACCAATGGTTTGGCTCCATTGTCCAAGCTTCCACAGGTGGCAGATACCATGCTTTTGGACCAAACGGAGAAGATCTCTAAGTTTGTACGAATCATGGAGAGAGAACTTAACCGTCGTAAGAAACTCCTTGCGGACTATGGTGTTGGGACCTTAGACCTCTACCGTCAGGCCAGTGGTCAGGAAGAGCCGGCTATTGTCATCCTCTTAGATAGCTATGAAGCCTTCAAGGAAGAAGCCTATGAGGCGGAACTCTTCAAGCTCTTGGTGCGTATCTCTCGTGAAGGTCTCAGTATCGGGGTTCACCTCTTGGTGACAGCTGGTCGCCAGACCAACCTTCGTGCTCAACTCTACTCGAACTTCAAGCACCAGTTGAGCCTACCACAGAATGAGGCAGGTGAAGTGCGAGCTATCGTGGGCTCTACACCACTTGCTATGACTATGGAAGATATCAAGGGACGGGCTCTCATGAAACGTGAAGAAGTGGATGTCATCCAGCTGGCACTCCCGGTTTATGGAGCCAATGACACCCAAGTCCTCAATAACCTGCGTCAGGAAGTCGCTTCCCTCCAAGAAGCCTGGACCGGACAGCGCCCAAGTGCCATTCCGATGGTACCAGAGGAGTTGACAGAGAAAGACTTCTATAGCCGAGCAAGCGTGCAGACTGCCTATGAACACGAACTCGTGCCATTAGGACTTGACTTGGAGACAGTTGAACCTGTTATATGGAACCTGGCTAAAGGAAATCTCCTTTACTTAACAGATAAAGAAGAACAGATGACAGCCTTGGTGAAACACATTGCTAAAGGGAAACAGAAGGTCATCGTCTTGGCACCGAAGTATCATAGTCTACCTGAAATGGAAGGTGTGACGATTATTAGTAACTCCGAAGACTATCTAAGTGCTATCGCAAGTATAGAGAAGCGAATTAATGAGCGTTTAGAGCAAAACGAAAGAGAGCACGTAGCAACAGTAGTTGTCTACAATTTAATTGAATTGGTGAGTGAATTAAACTCAGAAGCGCTTGATACATTGGCTTATGTCCTAGATAAAGGAATACGAGCTGGATATGGTTCAATTGTAATGAGTTCGCCACTAATCACCAAGCATATCGATGTGATCTCAAAAACTGCTCGTTCTTATAAGCAGGCTATTTTAGCACTTCGCTTAAGCGATCAATCAGTTCTGACAGTGATCAACAGACCTGTCCGAGAGTCACAGTTGGAAGAACAAGAACATTACTATGTGGCCGATGGGTTGGCAAGTAAAATGAAAGTATTAATGATATAG